The genomic window tgaagtctcttgcttgtgtgcttgagcattgttgagaagtctcttgcttgtgtgcttgagcattgttgagaagtctcttgcttgtgtgcttgagcaggtgtaatcttgtgtgattatagtgaaatcccttggaagtgcaaggggactggactactctcgttttgtgaaaggaaccagtataaactgcttgtgtgacttctctctctctcccttgttattatttgtgttatttatccgctgcgaacgtagttgagttaagaacttgaaaaagttttaacttagctaaaacacaattcaacccccccttcttgtgttttcacaccttcaaagccaacttcgaaaatccttcaatgaacctcctataataaccggccaatccaagaaaacttcttatctcagaaacagattccggcgttccccattgcaatacggcatcaactttcgctgggtcaaccgctattcatccacttgaaatcacatgaccaagaaaacttacttctttcaaccaaaattcacacttcgacaatttggcatacaacttcttctgtTTCAGAATCGACCTTGCCGGTGGTTCGCGGTGAAGTAAGGCCCCTGTTGAAGTggagggggttgtgtacctgtatacactccgacgctcaagtcagtattaGTGTAGAGTAAAGGTTTTCAAAAGGGTAGAGAATGTACCTGACTCCCGTCAAAATGAGAAGtttatatagcccccagcgctgggctaaggctcTTGATGAGCAATAAAGGCTCATCAAGTGGCTGTCGGAATCTGGCTGAAGAGCCATGATGAGCcttaaatgctcatcattccgttTGTCGTGCGTTACGATTCCCTGGTAGATGCTCGTTACTCGTGGTCCTCGTGAAGACGAGGAGGACGTTGGGCTAGCTcagcccagtccagaacagtaATAAAAGTagatttgaaaagaaaaacaaagttaTCTATAATATGTCCGTGTTATGATGCTATTTTTACTCAAAAGTTTGGTTTCTAACTCACAATATAAGAAGTTTTTCTCAATTCTCACACATCAATGGAATGAACAATTGAGTTATTTCTTATAATACAAGTCAGATTAATTTACATGTAATTGCAATTTTTCTTACACAAAAAAGTTCTTCgtggatttggatcctctacGGTGATTGTACCGTGCAACATGCAATCAGGTTAGCACTTAGTACTACAATTTATGTCTTATCAAAGTGCGAGGACTTGGATGGCCGTGAGGGTTTGAACGCTACAGATCTGCTGGATCTAAGaggaaaaaaatgatatattataatttattcttCACAGTACAAAAGAAAGAATACGCTAACATTAATCAACAACAAACATCCATGAAAATAACAATCATAGGCAACATTTTAGGCCCTTATTATCTagatacaatacaatacaaagaaaacaaaataaaacatgtaACAAATTCTACCACAAAGaatctcttattttttatgattcatGATATTATTAGTATTGAGCAATTAGTCCTTGGCTAGTGGAAGGTCTCTGGAACCTGCAGAGTTTGCATGATGTTGAAAAGAGAGATGGAGTTTGGTAGTTGTCTTCTCCTTCCATCATTGGCATAGCAACACCTCTCTTCACaagctttttttctttttctccgaTAGGTCTTACCCTTATGTCCATTTCAAGCAAACCGGAAACTGTGACTCTAACACTGATTGTATCATTTGTTCTCTCCACAACCACTTCTCTTTCGTCGGTATTAGTCTTCCATTCAGTGTCACCGTCGCTAGGAATGGTTACTGATTCACCATCCCATTTCACTGTAAGAGTGTCAACATTGTCATTCCATTGAGTTACTCTATTGGCTGAAATAACAAGAGTGTGTGTGTCGAACATGACAGAAAGTGCTAGTAAATTATATAGCAGTAGTATTAgtaaattaagaaatataaaaattatttatattgcaGCAAACTATAAGAGccaatagtgagactccattttTCTAGAAGGCAAATAATATAAAGACTTGATTGAtgaatttgcttcaaaaaacctagaaaaatgaattgttttaAGTAGTTAgaatgtattttgttgttatcattagactatgaatcttttttatgttaactAGTTTTGAgactcgtgcattcgcacgggtctattgactttttatttataaaatattgttaaaatataagtgacgtcgtgtacaaaaaaaataaaaataataagtgacGTTATTCtgctatttattttataaaagttattaaatgaagtaatttttttattaaagcaATTGTCCCGTGCATGATTTTTGTATAATAaactataattaataataacaaatatttattattcaattcttttttttattaaagtaatTGTCCCGtgtatgattaattttttttttattaaacaaattgTCCCCgtgtattattataatatatattcatcaataatatattcatcaacCATTGTTCcgtatattattataatatattattcaattttttttattaaaacaattatcccgtgtaagattaatttttttattaaacaattgTCCCGTGTgttactataatatatatttaccccgtaattatttattataatatatattcatcAATAATACACttctcatatattttttatataagagtAAACAAAAATAGAGCAGATTTTTTTATGCTTATCTTCAGAAGTGTTTTCTAattgctatttttatgagtatatttattttattctatttttttaaaaaaaaatttaaccttTTTTATGAGTAGATTTGTTTTAGtcttatttttggtttttttttgttatttttgtcttgtatcttttttttatgagtatatttgttttatgcttatctttttcttttttttttttgtttttttgttttgttttgtactTATCTTTTTCCCAGTTTAGagttaaaattacatttaaggGTATAAACggtgaaatattattaaacgTGCTAAGGATAAAATAGGTTTTTTAGTAGTagtttcttttaatatattgtaaatAGAATTGTCCCGTGTgttactataatatatatttaccccgtaattatttattataatatatattcatcAATAATACACttctcatatattttttatataagagtAAACAAAAATAGAGCAGATTTTTTTATGCTTATCTTCAGAAGTGTTTTCTAattgctatttttatgagtatatttattttattctatttttttaaaaaaaaaaatattaaccttTTTTATGAGTAGATTTGTTTTAGgcttatttttggttttttttttttgttatttttgtcttgtatctttttttttatgagtatatttgttttatgcttatcttcttcttttttttttgtttttttatttattttgtacttATCTTTTTCCCAGTTTAGagttaaaattacatttaaggGTATAAACggtgaaatattattaaacgTGCTAAGGATAAAATAGGTTTTTTAGTAgtagtttttttaatatattgtaaatagatatttattttattctattttttaaaaaaaaaaaattaaccttttTTATGAGTAGATTTGTTTTAGgcttatttttggttttttttttttgttatttttgtcttgtatcttttttttatgagtatatttgttttatgtttatcttcttttttttttgtttttttttttgttttgtacttATCTTTTTCCCAGTTTAGagttaaaattacatttaaggGTATAAACggtgaaatattattaaacgTGCTAAggataaaataagttttttagtagtagtttcttttaatatattgtaaatAGATTACAAAAGCAACaaacattttttatgttatttaaaattaaaattgaggaattttttttattaaagggcCATTTTCATATTTTGCACTTAGTCTCCAAAAACTCGGAGAAGCCCATATGGGTGAGACATAATTGCAAAGACATGCTTATATTGATAAATATGACTTTGcaaaaattgtttgaaaaatAGAATCCGAAAAATATtgaaaggcaaaaaaaatatgatttttttggaAGGTGGGAAAGAATCATGTGGGGGAGAAAAGAAAGACTCGTACAATGggcttaaaaaaaaaggaaaatattgggcttagttCTCGAAGGAATAAATAAGTGTGTGGTGTATGTTCATGTTGATTATtcgttcattcattcattcattcattcattgattccATAAATATTCCTCTCCTCTCTAAAGGTACCAACTACCAACCCTAACCTCTCCTTTTCCTCTCTGAACCGAACCGCCGCAGCAGCAGCTACCTGATGGCGATGTTTCGCGTCTCCAATTCCAGTCCCCTGGCGCTCATCCGCAAAGCAGAAGGAGACAACACTGATTCCGATCCTAAAggtaaaaacaaacaaacaaaccctaaatcatattttctta from Trifolium pratense cultivar HEN17-A07 linkage group LG1, ARS_RC_1.1, whole genome shotgun sequence includes these protein-coding regions:
- the LOC123891415 gene encoding uncharacterized protein LOC123891415; the encoded protein is MFDTHTLVISANRVTQWNDNVDTLTVKWDGESVTIPSDGDTEWKTNTDEREVVVERTNDTISVRVTVSGLLEMDIRVRPIGEKEKKLVKRGVAMPMMEGEDNYQTPSLFSTSCKLCRFQRPSTSQGLIAQY